The genomic interval ATGGATAGCGTTAACGTTATAGTCTAGATTCGaacttaaaattcatatttatgtgagttaagtataataatatttattgtcttttttaaattaaaataataaaatgttaatcaataagaatacatatttacaaataataaaaataatttttttaaatatttttatcattttttgaaatgtaGATAATTATTCTCATTAAAAATCTCTTATCTTTTTATTCACGAATAAAATTGACACAGattttaaacatataaaatataaatattttgatatatatgaCAGATATCttcaatttttagaataaaGTTGATGTCTTactaataatttcaaaatttcaattgCTGTCCTCTTTCCTCctaattttcaaattcaaagcATTGTTGATTCTTTCTCTCACAAAACAACCTAACAAATCTTTCAACCACAAATTCCCATCACTGAAACCAATCATGAGTATCAACTTCCCCTAACCAATTCATTCCACCACACCATCAATAACTAATTAACAATGTCACGTAAATTCTTATCATCACTACTTCGAACTTCCACAACCCATTCCACTACCTCACAATGCCACGCTCAAACCATCCTCCAATCCTTACTTCCAAACGTCATTCTTGAAACCGACCTTTTGTTGGCTTACTCAAAATTGGGCCTAATGGGTCACGCTCGCAAACTGTTCGACAAAATGTCGCAAAGAAATATGCATTCTTGGAACATCATGATTGCTTCTTATGCTCATAACTCAATGTTTTTCGATGCCTTAACCGTTTTTCAAGGCTTTAAAAGATGTGGGTCATTGCCGGATCGTTATACTTTGCCgccattgtttaaaatttcTGTGGGAATTGGTGAACCTTACTTTGGATGGATGTGTCATGGTTTGGTCATAAAGCTTGGTTACGTGGAAATTGTTGTCGTAACTAATTCTGTCCTTGAGTTTTATGTCAAATGTGGGACCATGTCTCAGGCTTTGTCTGTGTTCTCCCATCATAATGGTTCTTGGtacgaaaaataatttttcatttatgtaCCAAAGTTATAGTGAGACACATCTTATTTAGGCTTATGATATAAGTAATTGCAAAAGTGTTTGGAAAAATTTACGAAAATAACTTATGAATCATGATATATGCCAATTAGTTGTTTTAAACTTATTTACGTAAGTTCAATATGGAAGAGATTTTAAAAGTAGCTTACAATCCACGAAGCACAGCCATATACACAAGCACGGCACTGATACATATGCACCGATAGTAATTTAGGATAATGGAAGTGATTGAATGTAGTACATACATGTGTTGGTGTTGTGTCAGGGTCGAATATTGAGCACACCTTCAATTTGGTGTTAGTGCTATATAGTTTTCGATACATATCCATGAgttgttttcaacttatttttgATAAGTTTCTCTACATAGCTTGTTGTTGTAACTTTGTAAGCTTTTGTTAGCTCTTTGATTGTAGAAACAACGTGTACATGGGTACTTATTCAATAAGCGCTTAATCAAATTCCTATATCCAAACGCCTTCTTTAGTGGTGCATTGATGCGCAAATAGCTATAGGTTGTATTTGTGCATGCACCAAACATGTTGGGCTCACTTTAAATGTGATGCCACATGTGGCGTTGCATCTAATGTGTGTCAATGCACGCCTGTTGCATGCCCAAACAagaatattttacttttctttttctctaatgTTAATATATGGTAGACAGGATGAGATTGTTTGACTACCCTACCTAGTCtctctcttcacatatatttGTACAATTTTTCTTTGAGTAAATAGACTAACttgttttccaatatttttgtAGGGATTCTGTGACATGGAATTTGATGATTTCTGGGTTTGGAAAGGCTGGCTTGTATTCTGATGCTATCCGTTGTTTCAGAGAGATGTTGAAGCATCAAAGTGGGACTGAGTTGGATTACATGATACTCCCTAGCATTTTGAGTGCTTGTGGGAAGGAAGGGGATTTGTTGAAAGTGAAGGAAGTGCATGGCTTTATTGTTAGGAACTTTAGTTTTGGTGTTGATGTTCCCATTGGGaatgcattgattgataattatGGCAAATGTGGTTGCTTGAAGGATTCGGAAAATGTCTTCAAGACCATGAGCTGTGTAAATTTGGTGACATTGACGACTATGATATCTTGTTTTGGGATGCATGGAAAGGGGGAGGAGTCAGTTTTTCTATTTGAGAAGATGATCCATGAGGGGTTTAAACCAAATGCTGTTACTCTCACAGCTATTTTAGCTAGTTGTAGCCACTCTGGTTTGGTGGATCAAGGCAAGAAGATTTTCAACTCAATGATTTCAGATTATGGATTTGAACCCACTGCTGAACATTATGCCTGTATGGTGGATCTTTTTGGCCGCTGTGGGTGTCTTGAGGAAGCCCTTCAGTTGTTGAAAAGAATGAAGTCTTCATCAGTGACAGGAAGCATGTGGGGTGCCCTTCTTGCCAGTTGTGTCATGCACAAGAATGTCGAAATTGGAGAAGTTGCAGCGTATCATCTTTTTCAATTAGAGCCAAATAATACTAGCAACTATGTAGCTTTGTGTGGAATCTATCAGTCTCGTGGTATGGCTCATGGCTTTTCAACTGTTAGAGCAAAGATGAGGGATTTAGGTTTGATTAAAACTCCTGGATGTAGCTGGATAAATACTGCAGGAAGAGCTCATAAATTCTACCAAGGGGACCTTTCTCATCCACTTTCTGATATGATTTGCAAGATACTATACGAAATTAGCAACACTCAGATATCAACTGATGATTTGGGAGTAGGATATTTGCTCCATGATTTATGATGATAATACTGTCATGGCTTTCTAGAAGAACATTAGAGCCAGTTCATCTGAGCCGAGTCAGGAAGGGATCAGCATTAAAGTAATGTGATTGCTAAATGTTGTGGTTTTATGATTCTTGTCAGTTACTATCTTTAACCAACATTGTATACAAGGCTTATGTATCAAATCATCTTTTGTGGGGTATGCTAAATGTTATTGTCTAGGTTTTGATTCTTCTTAGTTATGCTCTTGAACATTTGTTGTTTAAACTATTTCTTCCTGTAATGTTCTTTAAAAATATGGTCCAAAATgataaatgaatatatatagtaataaatCATTCAATCTTACAGAATTCATGTTGTCATAAAGCAGGGTGTCAACTGTCAAGAGGTTCTCCCATCTCAAAGCCTATGACTGATTTCAGCTGAAATGGTAATTGCTTAGGTCACCTTTACATTTATGTcttgctttttttattttgtggcatttttttttctctttcaaaaaTAATGGGCAAGACATAAATGAATAACTGATCTGAGTCAAGTTTTCAGCCAATATGGAGAATCAGAATATGTGAAGATTCCAGTGGACAAATGATGTGAGTTTCTTCGATTTATAGGaaagttaaaaaattgttttaattgttGATATTTAACCTGTGTGAAATCATTCTGGTCTAGGCAGCACTCTTATTGTTCCTTGATTTTTCATGCATCCTGCTGTGCAGAAGAGGCACTATGAAATTTAAATGGAATGTTACTGAGAGGACAAGATGTTCCACTTTCATGTGTCTGCAGTCCTTCAAACAAACAGGTAATTGTATTCACTGAGGTTGATAGATGTGGCACCTATCGCAGATAAGATGGCAGTATCTTATGAGTTATGATATTGTTATTGAATAatagtttatattataataataataataataatctataaagtagactattttaaatttgaaaattctaattatttttaccttttaattttaagatcatcttaaaattaaaaggtaaaAGTAATtagaattttcaaatttataatagtctactttatatatatatatatatatatataatcaaaacggattttttaatcaaatttcaatcattaaaaaaatttcaaatagtcTTAATGGGACTCAACTTACTTTAAAGTCTTTACAAATACAAAGTAACTTATTGTTTGTCACCAATTTTAATCCAAAGAAGATAAATTTGGTCTTGAATATCAACTTCAAAAAGTATAACTTTGTCCCCATCTTTAGAATTTCTTACCTTGACCATAAATGTGATAAGATGGTAATTGTTCAAGACGGAAATGTGTTTCACCGACTTATCACATTTTGTGACTTTTCGAAATTTTCATTTGACTCCGGTAGATATGATGAACTTGTGGTTTATTTGGATTCTTTCATCATGTACGATATAATGAAGCTTAAATTTGTAGTCGAATTTCTTCAATAAGAAGGGAATGATAAGGACCTCAAGAGCATATGAagataatctatattttaataaattagaatgaactttatttattttaatttggtatgTAATAGTTCTTAGTTTGCtttaatttgaaattgtaataGTTCTTAGTTTAGATTTAATTGatgttatgtgtaagtgaaagtattttgctttatatttagtttattttagaaaaatatgatGTAAGCTCAATATGGAGAAATGAAGGTAAATATGAAGAAAGTATGCTTCCTCATTTTTCCTTAAGGCTGGAAAGTTTCATACGCAGGATCAATAGAAGGTTTTGCTCTAGAAGTAGGTGTTCTTAACCTCATAGCCATAgtctttatttattaattctTGTTTTGTTCTCTAGTTTTGTATGAACAAAGTTTGGATACAAGATcctatatatatttgataattttttggtttgaatgtaattaatattatatatacatagaAGCATGCATAGTTTTCTTGGTGAAGTGACTATTCCTTTTTGTGTGCTTTGGTTTATTGATGATGTATTTGGTATGGATTTTTGCATTCCCTGGCTTGGTGAGTTGAGTATAACTTCTTTTGCAAGAATTAAgcaaaataattgttatttgtttttgcTGTACACTTTCAAAGCTAGCCGTGCAATATTCACCTGGAAAAACTTATAGGGTTGCTTATTGTTAAAGGCTTTGTTGCTAACCAATTTTGGTAATTAAGTCAAGTTTGTGCCTTTAAAAAACGAGTGAATATGTAAATTAGTACTATAAATTGTAAGTATAAGTGAAATTAGATCTTGGATTTTTTGAATTAGcgaacatatttttaaaattataaagtgtcgataaaaaaaatcattcaacaaGTTTTTATCATTAGAGACTGTGATGTGATATGTTAATTGAATATATGACATCTCAACTGTAATCACATATTAATATCATCACAACATTACTAATTTGCCTCTAAAAGTTTGTCATTTCAAAGACAAATTTGTCTTGTAATTGTACaagaattaattattgataaatttgtCAGTGAAAAACCTAAATTTCATAGGTGAATTTATCTCCCTGGAGCTAACATTGATATGAAATCAATGTGGATAAACCACTTGTTCAATTAGTGTGCCAAAATATAATCTCTaatgataaaaaatacatatgaattattttgacTTATATTTAACAATTTCATGGATATAATTGTCAATTTGCAAAATTCAATGACTAACTTGATCAATACTTTCAATTTTGAGGACGAATTTGCCTAACTTAATAAATCACCAAGGAAGAAGCAAAAACCTGTAATGGAACGTCTTGTGTCTTCACACGCAACTCAATAAGAATCGCATAAGCCTTTGATGTGAAATGAGGAATTTGCTGGAAAAAAGAATCATTTACTAGGATTATTCTTGATAAACCGAACAATACGAAAGGAAGTCTAGAGATGCAAGTTTATAGGTGCTGACATAAGTTGGCTCAACCTACAAACGAAAAAAGAGATATCAGGACGCGTATTTGTAAGATACAAAAGTTGTACAATCACGTTTCTAAAAATAGTGGCATTAGAAAGAAAGAGGATGACAAGTTGAAATCGATAATTTCAAATTAACATCCATTGGTGTAGAACATGGTTTTGAACTGAGCAATCTAGGTTCTTTAAGAAGATCCAAATAGTACTTCCTTTGACATTAAGAAATACCATTGGTATTGTGAGCTATTTCAAAACCAAGAAAATGTTTCAACACACTGAGATCTTTAATGCTAAAAAC from Cicer arietinum cultivar CDC Frontier isolate Library 1 chromosome 5, Cicar.CDCFrontier_v2.0, whole genome shotgun sequence carries:
- the LOC101511664 gene encoding pentatricopeptide repeat-containing protein At3g57430, chloroplastic-like, whose amino-acid sequence is MSRKFLSSLLRTSTTHSTTSQCHAQTILQSLLPNVILETDLLLAYSKLGLMGHARKLFDKMSQRNMHSWNIMIASYAHNSMFFDALTVFQGFKRCGSLPDRYTLPPLFKISVGIGEPYFGWMCHGLVIKLGYVEIVVVTNSVLEFYVKCGTMSQALSVFSHHNGSWDSVTWNLMISGFGKAGLYSDAIRCFREMLKHQSGTELDYMILPSILSACGKEGDLLKVKEVHGFIVRNFSFGVDVPIGNALIDNYGKCGCLKDSENVFKTMSCVNLVTLTTMISCFGMHGKGEESVFLFEKMIHEGFKPNAVTLTAILASCSHSGLVDQGKKIFNSMISDYGFEPTAEHYACMVDLFGRCGCLEEALQLLKRMKSSSVTGSMWGALLASCVMHKNVEIGEVAAYHLFQLEPNNTSNYVALCGIYQSRGMAHGFSTVRAKMRDLGLIKTPGCSWINTAGRAHKFYQGDLSHPLSDMICKILYEISNTQISTDDLGVGYLLHDL